A window from Cryptomeria japonica chromosome 1, Sugi_1.0, whole genome shotgun sequence encodes these proteins:
- the LOC131038900 gene encoding transcription factor PCL1 has protein sequence MAKRDDHVMEWEAGLPGPEELTPLSQVLITPELACAFSISPEPCRSLLDVSRASQNTISALRRHNSAPAATNSMKAFPTFTAGEGRDSHGLDGGQMRVSSPGGGQSGRSQLAGGENSDGVGGAKKARSRETVEEEESSAFGYENSTDEQSARTLKRPRLVWTPQLHRRFVDVVAHLGIKNAVPKTIMQLMNVEGLTRENVASHLQKYRLYLKRMQGLSNEGPSPSDQLFASTPVPHNVAASAFLSNHREEPMQMPMPMPMHIPYGSPVVPMPGHYPLAGHMNPSAPYAGFDPHVYSTAYGRVFPQRVPSADQHDSVGDRVESVSSYRHVIPRE, from the coding sequence ATGGCTAAGCGTGATGATCATGTGATGGAGTGGGAAGCAGGTCTTCCAGGCCCGGAGGAGTTGACCCCTCTTTCTCAGGTGCTAATAACACCGGAACTGGCTTGTGCATTCAGTATTTCACCAGAACCTTGCCGGAGCCTGCTGGATGTCAGCAGGGCTTCACAGAACACAATATCTGCTCTGAGGCGGCATAACAGTGCCCCTGCTGCGACCAATTCAATGAAGGCCTTTCCTACATTTACTGCAGGTGAGGGCCGTGACAGCCATGGGCTTGATGGGGGTCAAATGAGGGTTAGTAGTCCTGGGGGTGGGCAGTCTGGGCGGAGTCAGCTGGCTGGGGGAGAGAATAGTGATGGTGTTGGTGGGGCTAAGAAGGCAAGGAGTAGAGAAACTGTAGAGGAGGAAGAGTCCTCAGCTTTTGGTTATGAGAACTCAACTGATGAGCAGTCGGCAAGAACCTTGAAGAGACCCAGGTTGGTTTGGACTCCTCAGCTTCACAGGAGATTTGTTGACGTGGTTGCTCATTTGGGCATCAAAAATGCAGTGCCAAAGACAATTATGCAGCTGATGAATGTGGAGGGGCTGACTAGAGAAAATGTTGCCAGTCATCTCCAAAAGTATAGACTGTATCTTAAGCGGATGCAGGGGCTCTCTAATGAGGGCCCTTCACCTTCTGATCAGCTCTTTGCATCTACTCCAGTTCCTCATAATGTAGCGGCATCAGCATTTCTTTCAAATCACAGGGAGGAACCAATGCAGATGCCCATGCCAATGCCCATGCACATACCTTATGGATCTCCTGTTGTTCCAATGCCTGGGCATTATCCCCTGGCAGGACATATGAATCCTTCGGCACCTTATGCTGGATTTGATCCACATGTATATAGCACTGCATACGGTCGAGTATTTCCACAAAGAGTTCCTTCAGCTGATCAGCATGATTCAGTTGGTGACAGAGTGGAGTCAGTGTCATCATATCGTCATGTTATTCCTCGCGAGTGA